A genome region from Neptunomonas japonica JAMM 1380 includes the following:
- the kdsB gene encoding 3-deoxy-manno-octulosonate cytidylyltransferase yields MGFSVIIPARFASTRFPGKPLADIAGKPMVQHVYERALQSEAERVIVATDDERIATVASGFGAEVCMTKADHPSGTDRLQEVVHSLGFYADDIVVNVQGDEPLIPPRVINQVAHNLKAEPDAGISTLSEPIEDVASLLNPNVVKVVTDHRGMAVYFSRAPIPWPRDEFAVTKDVMPSSYNWQRHIGIYAYRVKMLNDFVHWAPAPIEEAECLEQLRAMWNGARIHVEVADELPPAGVDTPEDLERLRELFKSGKV; encoded by the coding sequence ATGGGATTCAGTGTAATTATACCTGCCAGATTTGCATCAACGCGTTTTCCAGGAAAGCCATTAGCAGATATTGCGGGCAAGCCTATGGTGCAGCATGTATACGAGCGCGCCCTTCAAAGTGAAGCTGAGCGTGTCATTGTGGCCACTGATGATGAGCGCATTGCTACTGTTGCTTCTGGTTTTGGTGCTGAAGTATGTATGACGAAAGCAGACCACCCATCAGGCACTGATCGATTGCAAGAGGTAGTGCATTCATTAGGGTTTTATGCAGACGATATCGTTGTGAACGTGCAAGGAGATGAGCCATTGATTCCGCCTCGTGTGATTAACCAAGTCGCTCATAACCTGAAGGCGGAGCCTGACGCTGGTATATCTACACTGTCGGAGCCTATTGAAGATGTAGCGAGTTTACTAAACCCTAATGTCGTTAAAGTAGTTACGGATCACCGCGGTATGGCTGTTTATTTTAGCCGGGCTCCTATTCCGTGGCCGCGAGATGAGTTTGCGGTTACTAAGGATGTAATGCCCTCTAGCTATAATTGGCAGCGCCATATTGGTATTTATGCTTATCGTGTGAAAATGCTTAATGATTTTGTGCATTGGGCTCCAGCACCGATAGAAGAAGCTGAGTGCTTAGAGCAGTTGCGCGCTATGTGGAATGGTGCTCGCATACATGTAGAAGTTGCTGATGAGTTACCACCGGCAGGTGTTGATACTCCAGAAGATCTGGAGCGCTTGCGTGAGTTGTTTAAGTCTGGAAAAGTGTAA
- a CDS encoding Trm112 family protein, with protein sequence MDKKLLDILVCPVSKAPVEYSAETNELICRTSGLAYPVRDDIPVMLESEARTLTSEERLKDK encoded by the coding sequence ATGGATAAAAAATTATTAGATATCCTAGTCTGCCCTGTCTCTAAAGCACCGGTAGAGTACAGTGCTGAAACTAACGAATTGATCTGTCGTACCAGCGGCTTAGCTTATCCAGTGCGGGATGATATTCCTGTCATGTTGGAGAGTGAGGCGCGTACGCTGACATCTGAAGAACGTTTAAAAGATAAATAG
- the lpxK gene encoding tetraacyldisaccharide 4'-kinase, with protein MSVFEKAWYDGSRWSLLLYPLEKFFIAVSRYRRHKHELTQWRAPVPVIVVGNINVGGTGKSPLVIALIKLLREQGYKPGVVSRGYTANPPEYPFSVFPDSASHDVGDEPLMIVQRTQVPMVIDPDRVSACQHLLKTYACDIIISDDGLQHYAMGRDIEIVVVDGQRGLGNGHCLPVGPLRESPSRLQQVDMIVVNGEGGFSYEPSIQMRLLATTLVGLNDGKQYDISALKTTNVHAVAGIGNPSRFYETLEKEGLDPIKHSFPDHYLFQEADITFSDELPVIMTEKDAVKCRGLKIETPAYYLQVDAQLPVAFAHQLKEKLKLHKESDING; from the coding sequence ATGAGTGTATTCGAAAAAGCTTGGTATGATGGTTCACGATGGTCTTTATTGCTGTATCCGTTAGAGAAATTTTTTATTGCTGTATCGCGTTATCGACGACACAAGCATGAGTTGACTCAGTGGCGTGCTCCTGTACCTGTTATAGTGGTTGGCAATATAAATGTAGGAGGTACGGGGAAAAGCCCGCTGGTAATTGCTTTAATTAAGTTGTTGCGAGAGCAGGGTTATAAACCTGGTGTTGTCAGTCGCGGTTATACCGCAAACCCTCCGGAATATCCTTTTAGTGTGTTTCCTGATTCTGCATCGCACGATGTGGGAGATGAGCCTTTAATGATAGTGCAGCGTACTCAGGTGCCGATGGTTATTGACCCTGATCGTGTGAGCGCGTGCCAGCATTTATTAAAAACGTATGCGTGCGATATAATTATCAGCGATGATGGTTTGCAGCATTATGCGATGGGGCGTGATATTGAAATAGTTGTTGTTGATGGTCAGCGTGGTTTGGGCAATGGTCATTGTTTGCCTGTTGGTCCTTTGCGTGAGAGTCCAAGCCGACTTCAACAAGTTGATATGATTGTGGTTAATGGTGAAGGGGGCTTTAGTTATGAGCCGTCAATCCAGATGCGCTTGTTGGCTACGACTTTAGTTGGGCTTAATGATGGTAAGCAGTATGATATTTCAGCGCTTAAGACAACGAATGTTCATGCGGTTGCAGGAATTGGGAATCCAAGTCGGTTTTACGAAACGCTAGAAAAAGAGGGTCTTGACCCTATCAAACATAGCTTTCCTGATCACTATTTGTTTCAGGAGGCTGATATCACATTTAGTGATGAGCTTCCTGTTATTATGACCGAAAAAGATGCGGTTAAATGTAGAGGGTTAAAAATTGAAACCCCTGCTTATTATCTACAGGTCGATGCGCAGTTACCTGTTGCATTTGCGCATCAGTTAAAAGAAAAGCTCAAATTACATAAAGAGAGTGATATTAATGGATAA
- a CDS encoding ExbD/TolR family protein, which translates to MKFQRQNREEVSVNLTPLIDVVFLLLIFFMVSTTFTKESHLEIDLPQASEEATTQDVPKAIEIIIDEEGQYSVNGAPLINTQEKTLRQAMLKLIEGDDRPALVITADAKTPHQSVVTAMDVSGKLGFEKLSITTKQSAE; encoded by the coding sequence GTGAAGTTCCAGCGCCAAAATAGAGAAGAGGTCAGTGTTAACCTTACACCGCTTATCGATGTGGTGTTTCTGTTGCTGATTTTTTTTATGGTCTCGACAACCTTTACAAAAGAAAGTCATTTAGAAATTGATTTGCCTCAAGCTTCCGAAGAAGCGACAACGCAAGATGTCCCAAAAGCGATAGAAATTATAATTGATGAAGAGGGCCAGTACAGTGTAAATGGTGCTCCGTTAATAAATACTCAGGAAAAAACTTTACGTCAGGCAATGCTTAAATTAATAGAGGGTGATGATCGGCCTGCATTAGTCATTACGGCGGATGCAAAAACACCGCATCAATCCGTTGTAACTGCAATGGACGTTTCGGGTAAGCTTGGATTTGAAAAGCTTAGTATTACGACAAAACAGTCCGCAGAATAA
- a CDS encoding MotA/TolQ/ExbB proton channel family protein has product MFELIASGGWLMIPIIGCSVLALAICMERLWELRANKIAPPDLMKDVWGWLKSGAMTAERMKEVKRGSPLGRIIVAGLNNARHGREIMKESIQEAATQVIHELERFLTALGTIAAIAPLLGLLGTVIGMIKVFTEIMIQGTGNASVLAGGISEALITTASGLAIAIPTLIFHRHFQRKIDSLVVEMEQQAVKLVEAVHGERDVDHDK; this is encoded by the coding sequence GTGTTTGAATTGATTGCATCGGGTGGTTGGCTAATGATTCCTATCATTGGTTGTTCGGTACTAGCGCTGGCTATTTGTATGGAGCGCTTATGGGAGTTACGTGCAAATAAGATTGCGCCACCTGATTTAATGAAGGATGTGTGGGGCTGGCTAAAAAGCGGAGCCATGACAGCTGAGCGCATGAAGGAAGTTAAGAGGGGTAGTCCTCTTGGACGCATTATTGTTGCAGGACTCAATAATGCTCGCCATGGTCGAGAGATCATGAAAGAAAGTATTCAAGAAGCAGCGACTCAAGTTATACATGAACTAGAGCGTTTTCTGACAGCCTTGGGGACCATTGCGGCTATTGCTCCTTTATTGGGTTTGTTGGGTACTGTTATTGGGATGATTAAAGTTTTTACTGAGATTATGATCCAAGGAACAGGGAATGCTTCTGTTTTGGCAGGTGGTATTTCAGAAGCATTGATTACCACGGCATCTGGATTGGCTATTGCTATTCCTACTTTAATATTTCATCGCCATTTTCAACGTAAAATAGATTCTCTTGTTGTCGAAATGGAGCAGCAGGCAGTGAAATTAGTGGAAGCTGTTCATGGCGAACGTGACGTTGATCATGATAAATAG
- a CDS encoding DNA internalization-related competence protein ComEC/Rec2, giving the protein MIIYIVGFFVIAWLPFLPPLYWLLCFPIVLIFSFYYFRSLRFQLLALMAGLTIALIYGHIQLQYRWHSSDAASTWRVEGTVDGLPDYKSKHITFNLRISSALNAVEAGVQPESTPRIIRLSWYRTDERLKPGDLLELDVKLRPPHSLWNPGGFDYERWALGRDIDAVGYVKALYVHQPVSSASIDVWRFSLIEWLGNRLRLQPVVLSTLQALLLGDKSGFVDWQWSLLRSTGTTHLMVVSGLHIGVCVLLGWWFGRIIAALLFRGKESRIPHHWLSVVVALLVSGSYVALAGFSIPTQRAWIMAAVLLGAQLVMRRPSVWFRWWLALAIVLTLHPLAVHEVGAWLSFAAVAALLFLVTARQKSAGWLMLLKSQWWIFLVLSPLMLLFFSQVSISAPFVNILAIPFLSLLLLLIVPAMLLEAAGVSWGLDFVGVLIQSLWDGLAWVNGLSDHGVVYIQQPSFMVILFAGLGAVMVLQPISIKLKALGVLCWLPLFVPPQSSVPSGRMSAVVFDVGQGTAMIIRTHGHTLLYDTGAAYPNGNTAFERSVLPYLRLKGIEFIDKLIVSHEDNDHAGGVSKVIEVMRIGAIESGMPDAINVTAQLCRVGVSWQWDGVYFRYIHPKPSLSATDNDRSCVLEVRSKACSLLITGDASVRIEEEVLANSDARAPIHWLVAGHHGSRTSTGVAFLEAYKPKNTLISAGFLNRYGHPHEEVLSRIKAAGSQVFRTDQQGALILDETTGDECRVETWRQKEKRYWTAS; this is encoded by the coding sequence ATGATCATATATATTGTAGGTTTTTTTGTCATAGCTTGGCTTCCTTTTTTGCCGCCACTATATTGGCTGCTTTGTTTCCCTATCGTTTTAATCTTTTCATTTTATTATTTTCGGTCTCTGCGTTTTCAATTGTTGGCATTAATGGCCGGTTTAACAATTGCCTTGATCTATGGTCATATTCAGTTGCAGTATCGTTGGCACTCCTCTGATGCCGCATCAACTTGGCGAGTAGAAGGGACTGTTGACGGTCTTCCTGATTATAAAAGTAAGCACATAACATTTAACTTACGTATTAGCAGTGCCTTGAATGCGGTTGAGGCTGGTGTCCAGCCAGAGAGTACTCCGCGTATAATTAGATTGAGCTGGTATCGCACCGATGAGCGCTTAAAGCCTGGCGACTTACTTGAACTTGATGTGAAACTTCGCCCTCCTCATTCTTTATGGAACCCGGGTGGTTTCGATTATGAGCGATGGGCTTTAGGACGTGATATTGATGCTGTTGGGTATGTTAAAGCGCTTTATGTGCACCAGCCTGTATCTAGTGCGTCAATAGATGTATGGCGTTTTAGTTTGATTGAATGGTTGGGTAATCGTTTGAGGCTCCAACCGGTTGTATTGTCAACATTACAGGCACTGCTGCTTGGCGACAAAAGTGGGTTTGTTGATTGGCAATGGTCTTTGCTGCGAAGTACTGGGACTACACACTTAATGGTTGTAAGTGGTCTGCATATTGGTGTTTGTGTGTTATTAGGCTGGTGGTTTGGTCGTATTATTGCTGCTTTACTGTTCAGAGGTAAGGAGTCTCGAATCCCACATCACTGGTTATCTGTGGTTGTTGCTTTGCTCGTGAGTGGCAGTTATGTTGCTTTGGCCGGTTTTAGTATCCCGACACAAAGGGCGTGGATTATGGCGGCGGTGTTATTGGGAGCGCAATTAGTGATGCGTCGGCCTAGTGTGTGGTTTCGTTGGTGGTTGGCCTTGGCGATTGTGCTTACTTTGCACCCTTTGGCAGTCCATGAAGTTGGCGCTTGGTTATCATTTGCGGCGGTTGCTGCATTATTATTTCTAGTGACGGCACGCCAGAAAAGCGCGGGGTGGCTGATGTTACTTAAAAGCCAATGGTGGATATTTTTAGTATTAAGCCCATTAATGCTCTTGTTCTTTTCCCAGGTGTCTATTAGTGCGCCATTCGTAAATATTCTGGCTATCCCTTTTCTGTCACTCCTGCTGTTGTTGATTGTCCCGGCTATGTTGCTGGAGGCTGCCGGTGTTAGTTGGGGGTTAGATTTTGTTGGGGTATTGATTCAGTCATTATGGGACGGTTTAGCTTGGGTGAATGGGTTGAGTGATCATGGGGTTGTTTATATTCAACAACCCAGTTTTATGGTCATTCTATTTGCAGGTTTGGGGGCAGTAATGGTGCTTCAGCCGATCAGTATTAAGTTAAAAGCGCTGGGCGTATTGTGCTGGTTGCCTTTATTTGTACCGCCACAAAGCAGTGTGCCATCGGGACGAATGAGTGCTGTTGTGTTTGACGTCGGGCAAGGTACAGCAATGATAATTAGGACACATGGACATACTCTTTTATATGATACAGGCGCTGCTTATCCCAATGGAAATACCGCTTTCGAGCGTTCTGTGCTGCCGTATTTGAGGCTTAAAGGAATTGAATTTATTGATAAGTTGATTGTTAGTCATGAGGATAATGATCATGCCGGCGGTGTGTCTAAGGTTATTGAGGTGATGCGTATTGGTGCGATAGAAAGCGGGATGCCGGATGCAATTAATGTAACTGCTCAGCTCTGCCGAGTGGGCGTTAGTTGGCAATGGGATGGCGTCTATTTTCGCTATATTCATCCAAAGCCTAGCTTGTCGGCTACCGATAATGACCGCTCATGCGTATTAGAAGTACGTAGCAAGGCATGCAGTTTATTAATAACAGGTGATGCAAGCGTTCGTATTGAAGAAGAGGTATTGGCTAATTCAGATGCGCGCGCGCCTATTCACTGGCTGGTGGCGGGGCATCATGGGAGTCGTACGTCAACAGGGGTTGCTTTTCTTGAGGCGTATAAGCCAAAAAATACACTTATTTCTGCAGGGTTTCTTAATCGTTATGGGCATCCGCATGAGGAGGTGCTTTCTCGTATAAAGGCAGCCGGCAGTCAGGTTTTTCGCACGGATCAACAAGGTGCCCTAATCTTGGATGAAACAACTGGCGATGAATGTCGTGTTGAAACATGGCGACAAAAAGAAAAACGTTATTGGACAGCCAGTTGA
- a CDS encoding DUF2062 domain-containing protein gives MPRKIIKRFMPNESSLRNHKHLSWLGRHLHDPALWHLTRKSVAKAFLVGVFCAFLPVPMQMIIAAVLSLFARSNMPISIGLVWITNPLTIPPIFYFSYVVGTYLLGTPILDMELEFSYKALSHDLSAIWWPLITGSLFCGAIFSVIAYFSVSFLWIWRVRKTWSGRRKS, from the coding sequence ATGCCTCGGAAGATTATCAAAAGATTCATGCCAAATGAGTCATCACTACGTAATCACAAACATCTCAGCTGGCTTGGCCGTCACTTACACGACCCTGCGCTTTGGCATTTAACACGTAAATCTGTTGCGAAAGCCTTTCTCGTGGGTGTTTTTTGTGCCTTTTTACCTGTACCGATGCAAATGATCATTGCCGCGGTACTTTCTCTCTTTGCACGTAGCAACATGCCTATATCAATTGGTTTGGTCTGGATTACCAACCCGTTAACCATCCCTCCCATATTTTATTTCAGTTATGTAGTAGGAACTTACCTACTTGGCACACCTATACTAGATATGGAGTTAGAGTTTTCTTATAAAGCCCTATCACATGACTTATCCGCTATCTGGTGGCCCCTCATAACAGGCTCTTTGTTCTGCGGAGCTATATTTAGTGTAATTGCTTATTTTAGCGTCTCATTTTTATGGATATGGCGTGTTCGCAAAACATGGTCTGGCAGACGAAAAAGTTAA
- the lolD gene encoding lipoprotein-releasing ABC transporter ATP-binding protein LolD, with protein sequence MSNESVLVCRGVGKIYTEAGNPLTVLSEVSLNVTKGERISIIGTSGSGKSTLLNTLGGLEAPSQGEVSVGGESLYDVSEEKRARIRNRQLGFVYQFHHLLPEFDAIENVAMPLLLGKVAIKEAQARAKEMLEAVGLSARLSHKPAQLSGGERQRVAIARALVTRPACVLMDEPTGNLDNNTANDVQKLMENLNQEFKTSFIIVTHDSELAHRMDRVLELRDGGLHEVTR encoded by the coding sequence ATGAGTAATGAGTCAGTGTTGGTGTGCCGTGGCGTGGGTAAAATATACACTGAAGCGGGTAATCCTTTAACGGTTTTAAGCGAAGTTTCTCTTAATGTTACTAAAGGGGAGCGGATCTCTATTATAGGAACATCAGGCTCTGGTAAGAGTACATTGCTGAACACGCTAGGTGGATTAGAAGCGCCAAGCCAAGGTGAAGTGAGTGTTGGTGGTGAGTCGTTATATGATGTCTCTGAAGAAAAAAGAGCGCGGATTCGTAATCGCCAATTAGGTTTTGTTTATCAGTTTCACCATCTTTTGCCAGAATTTGACGCTATTGAAAATGTGGCGATGCCATTGCTGCTGGGGAAGGTTGCTATTAAAGAAGCACAGGCGCGTGCTAAAGAGATGTTAGAGGCGGTTGGTTTATCTGCTAGACTTTCTCATAAACCTGCACAACTAAGTGGTGGAGAGCGTCAGCGAGTGGCTATTGCAAGAGCCTTGGTTACTCGGCCAGCTTGTGTGTTGATGGATGAGCCTACGGGGAATTTAGATAATAATACAGCAAATGATGTGCAAAAATTGATGGAAAACTTAAATCAAGAGTTCAAGACATCATTCATTATAGTGACACATGATTCTGAGTTAGCACACCGAATGGATCGAGTATTGGAGTTGCGCGATGGCGGTTTGCACGAAGTAACAAGGTAA